One Acidobacteriaceae bacterium genomic region harbors:
- a CDS encoding MMPL family transporter, producing MALVRTRRFWVAGLVLVAVLALLPFSFHSERYLETATRVEGSDAEIVSQELTTRFHSPFVNQVVLVVQGLPPANSDEGAQALAEIVAGLQDEPGVSAVVSYLDLKDPIFLGKGGGSFVLIGLSSTEGPAEDLIPELHGRENALANQLRPRYPNIKLELTGEIPLNFDIRKASADEVRHAESLVIPATLILLLLAFGSLVAAFIPLAVGQLAIATTLAIAGFLAQHFHLSILVQNLATMLGLGLGIDYTLLMISRFREAVSAGHNGATASAMAARSAGRTLLISAATVAIGFLALLAVPISEIRSIGVAGCLVAGTSALLANTLVPALLALLGPRIDTGRLPFRPRLDSSRFASTGERWRRWGKLIVAHPWLAIVLASAPLALLAWQATQLDTSLPKGDWLPQAAESVHALHTLEQMDRAGIVESMRVIVELPGNSIPETDEGWNTLERVSQRLASDPRCARVISINTIADNDRSFLTSLSRETRHTFLSADGHAALLEVLPKGSVSLREQVRWVRELRKTGATSLTGVPGATLLVGGVPALNADYQTIIDSHFVPVMELVVAGTLLALLGGFRSLFAAVKAILLNLLSVAASFGALVLVFQKGYGSHLVGIQHGAGSVFPLVPIVTFAIVFGLSMDYEVFLVARVLEARRAGLTEVDAIPEGLARTAGLITSAAAIMIVVFAAFTFGDFLVIKMIGFTLAIAVLIDATLVRIVIGPALLRIAGDWNWWPGGLRTSKTVSSQGNNS from the coding sequence ATGGCTCTGGTGCGCACGCGTCGCTTCTGGGTAGCTGGGCTTGTTCTTGTCGCGGTTCTTGCACTTCTGCCCTTTTCGTTCCACAGCGAGCGTTATCTGGAGACCGCAACCCGCGTTGAAGGTAGCGACGCGGAAATTGTTTCGCAAGAGTTGACCACCCGCTTTCATTCTCCCTTCGTCAACCAGGTAGTTCTGGTGGTCCAGGGACTGCCGCCTGCCAATTCCGACGAAGGCGCGCAAGCGTTAGCAGAGATTGTGGCCGGACTGCAGGATGAACCAGGCGTATCCGCGGTCGTTTCGTACCTGGATTTGAAGGACCCCATCTTTCTCGGCAAGGGCGGCGGATCGTTCGTCCTGATAGGACTGTCGTCGACCGAAGGACCCGCGGAAGATCTTATTCCCGAGCTGCACGGCCGCGAAAACGCGCTGGCGAATCAGTTGCGACCGCGCTATCCGAACATCAAGCTCGAACTGACAGGCGAGATCCCACTCAACTTTGACATTCGCAAGGCCAGCGCAGACGAGGTGAGGCACGCTGAGAGCCTGGTGATTCCCGCGACACTGATTCTTCTTCTGTTAGCTTTTGGCAGCCTCGTTGCTGCTTTTATTCCGCTGGCCGTCGGACAACTGGCCATTGCGACTACCCTGGCCATCGCCGGATTCCTGGCTCAACACTTCCACTTGTCCATCCTGGTTCAGAATCTGGCCACGATGCTGGGACTGGGGCTCGGAATCGACTACACGCTTCTGATGATCAGCCGCTTCCGGGAAGCTGTTTCCGCCGGCCACAATGGGGCCACCGCGTCGGCCATGGCCGCACGTTCGGCCGGCCGCACGCTTTTGATCTCCGCGGCAACGGTAGCCATCGGCTTTCTGGCGCTGCTGGCGGTGCCTATCAGCGAAATTCGCTCCATCGGAGTCGCCGGCTGTCTTGTCGCGGGAACCAGCGCGTTGCTGGCCAATACTCTCGTCCCGGCGTTGCTTGCACTGCTCGGGCCACGCATCGATACCGGCCGCCTGCCGTTCAGGCCGAGGTTGGATTCGAGCCGTTTTGCCAGCACAGGAGAGAGGTGGAGGCGATGGGGGAAGTTGATTGTCGCCCATCCGTGGCTGGCGATCGTACTCGCCAGCGCGCCATTGGCTTTGCTCGCATGGCAGGCGACGCAACTCGACACCAGCCTGCCCAAAGGTGACTGGCTTCCTCAGGCGGCTGAATCGGTCCACGCACTTCATACTCTTGAACAAATGGACCGTGCCGGCATTGTCGAGTCGATGCGTGTCATCGTCGAACTACCCGGCAATTCGATTCCGGAGACCGACGAGGGATGGAACACGCTCGAACGGGTGAGCCAGCGACTCGCAAGCGATCCGCGCTGCGCGCGTGTGATCTCAATCAATACGATCGCGGACAACGACCGGTCTTTTCTCACCAGTCTTTCGCGCGAGACGCGCCACACCTTTCTGAGCGCTGACGGCCACGCGGCGCTGCTCGAGGTCTTGCCCAAAGGTTCAGTTTCTTTACGCGAACAAGTCCGTTGGGTGCGGGAGCTTCGCAAGACCGGCGCAACGTCGTTGACCGGCGTACCTGGCGCGACTCTCCTCGTCGGTGGGGTGCCGGCTTTGAATGCTGACTACCAGACCATCATCGACAGCCACTTTGTGCCAGTGATGGAGTTGGTTGTCGCTGGAACGCTTCTTGCTCTTCTGGGTGGGTTCAGGTCCCTGTTTGCAGCAGTGAAAGCAATCCTTCTCAACCTGCTCTCGGTGGCCGCTTCTTTCGGAGCCTTGGTGCTCGTATTTCAAAAAGGTTATGGAAGCCATCTTGTTGGAATTCAGCATGGAGCTGGCAGCGTCTTCCCGCTCGTTCCCATTGTGACCTTTGCGATCGTCTTCGGCCTCAGCATGGATTACGAAGTGTTCCTCGTCGCACGGGTTCTTGAAGCCAGGAGAGCCGGACTGACCGAAGTCGATGCCATTCCAGAGGGCCTTGCCCGAACCGCCGGCCTCATCACGAGCGCCGCCGCGATCATGATAGTGGTCTTCGCGGCCTTCACCTTTGGTGATTTCCTGGTGATCAAGATGATCGGGTTCACTCTGGCAATCGCCGTGCTCATTGATGCAACCCTCGTCCGCATCGTGATCGGTCCTGCTCTTCTTCGGATCGCCGGCGATTGGAATTGGTGGCCAGGTGGACTGCGCACCAGCAAAACTGTTTCCTCTCAGGGAAACAATAGCTAA
- a CDS encoding thioester reductase domain-containing protein: MVSILDRLDRLADEHPLKPLYCYLDVHGNPVESYTYASFQRRTKAIAGHLLKSSRFAPQDRLLLAYPPGLEMICAFFGCVRAGLIPVPVYPPSSRGFQSALYKIVHIAKDCQAAGVLTSADYHASLKTNLARRGVAASGVDVDYISALPWVVTEEFTQPLADESFFETSKILFLQYTSGSTMEPKGVMVTHQNILETCPLVIDHDDPVVVSWLPQYHDMGLIGCYLYPALKGGTTYGFAPTDFIQRPVLWFEAITTYQATATAAPNFAYEYCLRAGRIPQESLDECDLSSLRVLMVAAEPVKADTYTRFLEAFQPYGLRAESFYAAYGLAENTLAVSLHGRNILSVNKHALALGKARMTTEVSGVDASAQIVSCGVPIEGLDVRIVDPERHAALKEGRVGEIWLAGSGKCLGYWNNPELTLKQFRARLVDDTPYDDGFLRTGDMGFIHDGELFVCGRIKDMIILRGQNYYPQDIEGVVERASSLIRTHCVAAFQIHEDRDPALAIVAEVKNPNVLPDARKIATAVRDYLNVEVALISFIAPRAIPRTSSGKIMRHKTKQMWLAGEFSVLSEFSREKDTGGCASECEDNSPFASLKARYNLTGQESYNLVEAGLDSLDLVVFMHELQELLKDKGAEMLARQIDIGVIQRVTVAEVFQLAEQLESAPEEALEHLRHSLAAFRDEQNAAEREMMTNDRKLIFDPPAPGPVPETPVLKQVLLTGGTGFIGPFLIKSLLEQTSAKIYVLVRASTDEQAIQRLRAAMQSMGPCSHVLMQMFESRVIPLCGDLGQPSLGLTPDAWDFLAQEVDAVFHNGATVNYLFNYDRMRDANVLGTNEVLRFAFEGRPKEFNYVSTTFVFGWAVKSTLWETDFNENMELLDFGYSQTKWVAEQVVADARSKGLSTRIFRPALVSPSVSGGGNNFDIAVRLVAFMVNHGIGVDTLNQVSFVPADIVANNIVSISSTAGTANKTFHVVRDDYANMMDITSLITKSTGRQFEIFSLPEFIPELIRRCRKEDLLFPLLDFLVNSVDNISAMEFKRYDNSTYQAARDASAWGKPDPSLEDTVNGILKFMHRKGIISVAPREVNDPVIAV; this comes from the coding sequence ATGGTGTCGATTTTAGATAGGCTGGACCGGCTCGCGGATGAGCACCCGCTCAAACCCCTTTATTGCTACCTTGACGTCCATGGCAACCCGGTCGAGAGCTACACCTATGCCTCGTTTCAGCGACGAACGAAGGCGATTGCCGGGCACCTGCTGAAAAGTAGCCGTTTCGCACCCCAGGACAGGTTGTTGCTTGCCTATCCTCCCGGCCTCGAAATGATCTGCGCATTTTTCGGATGCGTGCGCGCGGGCCTCATTCCGGTCCCCGTCTATCCTCCCAGCTCGCGTGGGTTTCAGAGCGCCTTATACAAGATCGTCCACATTGCCAAGGACTGCCAGGCCGCCGGCGTCCTTACCAGCGCCGACTACCACGCGTCCCTCAAGACGAATCTCGCTCGACGTGGCGTCGCGGCCTCCGGGGTCGACGTCGACTACATCTCCGCCCTGCCTTGGGTTGTTACAGAGGAATTTACACAGCCGCTCGCGGACGAGTCCTTCTTCGAGACATCGAAGATTCTCTTTCTGCAGTACACGTCCGGATCCACCATGGAGCCCAAGGGCGTGATGGTCACTCACCAAAATATCCTCGAGACCTGCCCTCTCGTTATCGACCATGACGATCCCGTCGTCGTGTCGTGGCTTCCCCAGTACCACGATATGGGTTTGATTGGCTGCTATCTTTACCCCGCGCTCAAAGGCGGAACGACGTACGGCTTTGCCCCGACAGACTTCATCCAGCGTCCCGTGCTGTGGTTTGAGGCCATTACCACTTATCAGGCGACCGCCACCGCCGCGCCCAACTTCGCGTATGAATACTGCCTCCGCGCCGGGCGAATCCCGCAGGAGAGCCTTGATGAATGCGACCTGAGTTCGCTCCGCGTGCTCATGGTGGCTGCGGAGCCCGTGAAAGCAGATACGTACACGCGCTTCCTGGAGGCCTTTCAACCCTATGGCCTGCGGGCCGAAAGCTTCTACGCCGCCTATGGGCTCGCGGAGAACACGCTCGCCGTATCGCTGCACGGCCGCAACATCCTCTCCGTCAACAAGCACGCGCTTGCTCTGGGCAAAGCCCGGATGACAACAGAGGTATCCGGCGTCGATGCCTCCGCCCAAATCGTCAGCTGTGGAGTGCCCATCGAGGGGCTCGATGTCAGGATTGTGGATCCGGAACGGCATGCGGCGTTGAAGGAAGGCCGCGTCGGGGAAATCTGGCTCGCCGGCAGCGGCAAGTGCCTAGGGTACTGGAATAACCCCGAGCTGACCTTGAAGCAGTTTCGCGCGCGGCTCGTGGACGACACGCCTTATGATGACGGCTTCCTGCGCACCGGAGACATGGGATTTATCCACGACGGCGAGCTCTTCGTGTGCGGACGCATCAAGGACATGATCATCCTGCGCGGGCAGAATTATTACCCGCAGGACATTGAAGGCGTTGTGGAACGCGCCTCCAGTCTGATCCGCACGCACTGTGTTGCCGCCTTCCAGATCCATGAAGACCGCGATCCGGCGCTGGCGATTGTGGCCGAAGTCAAGAACCCTAATGTGCTGCCGGATGCCCGCAAGATTGCCACTGCAGTCCGCGATTACCTCAACGTGGAAGTAGCGTTGATTTCGTTCATCGCGCCGCGTGCCATTCCGCGAACCAGTTCCGGCAAAATCATGCGCCACAAGACGAAGCAAATGTGGCTGGCCGGCGAGTTTAGCGTGCTCTCCGAGTTTTCCCGCGAGAAAGACACGGGCGGATGCGCGTCCGAGTGCGAGGACAATTCCCCATTCGCGAGCCTGAAGGCCAGATACAACCTCACCGGCCAGGAATCATACAACCTCGTCGAAGCAGGGCTGGATTCGTTGGACCTCGTTGTCTTCATGCACGAGCTGCAGGAGTTGCTGAAGGACAAAGGTGCCGAGATGCTGGCGCGTCAGATCGACATTGGCGTCATTCAGCGGGTCACCGTCGCAGAAGTGTTCCAGTTGGCCGAGCAGCTGGAGAGCGCGCCCGAGGAAGCGCTGGAGCACCTCCGTCATTCGCTGGCCGCTTTCCGCGACGAGCAGAACGCAGCAGAACGGGAGATGATGACCAACGATCGAAAGCTCATCTTCGATCCTCCTGCACCGGGGCCTGTGCCCGAGACACCTGTGCTGAAACAAGTGCTGCTCACAGGTGGCACGGGCTTCATTGGACCCTTCCTGATCAAGAGCCTTCTCGAGCAGACGAGCGCAAAGATTTACGTACTCGTGCGCGCTTCGACCGACGAACAGGCCATCCAGCGCCTCCGGGCGGCCATGCAATCGATGGGCCCGTGCAGCCATGTACTGATGCAGATGTTTGAATCCCGCGTCATCCCGCTTTGCGGCGATCTTGGCCAGCCGAGCCTGGGCCTCACGCCAGATGCGTGGGATTTCCTCGCGCAGGAAGTAGACGCGGTGTTCCACAACGGTGCAACCGTAAACTACCTGTTCAACTATGACCGCATGCGCGACGCCAACGTCCTGGGAACGAACGAAGTCCTGCGATTCGCGTTTGAGGGCCGGCCCAAAGAATTCAATTACGTTTCAACCACGTTCGTGTTTGGTTGGGCGGTGAAGAGCACCCTTTGGGAGACCGACTTCAACGAGAACATGGAGCTTCTCGACTTCGGCTATAGCCAGACCAAATGGGTCGCCGAGCAAGTGGTGGCCGACGCGCGCAGCAAGGGACTCTCCACGCGTATCTTCCGGCCAGCTCTCGTGAGTCCTTCGGTTAGCGGTGGCGGCAACAACTTCGACATCGCCGTTCGCCTGGTTGCGTTCATGGTGAACCACGGCATCGGAGTGGATACGCTGAACCAGGTCAGCTTTGTTCCCGCGGACATCGTCGCGAACAACATCGTTTCCATCTCCAGCACGGCTGGGACGGCGAATAAGACCTTCCACGTGGTTCGCGACGATTACGCGAACATGATGGACATCACGAGCCTCATCACCAAGTCGACTGGCCGACAGTTTGAGATTTTCAGTCTTCCCGAATTCATTCCCGAGCTGATCCGGCGCTGCCGAAAAGAGGACCTGCTCTTTCCGCTGCTGGACTTTCTGGTGAACTCCGTCGACAACATCTCCGCGATGGAGTTCAAGCGCTACGATAATTCGACCTACCAGGCGGCGCGCGATGCCTCGGCATGGGGCAAGCCTGATCCCTCACTTGAAGACACTGTAAACGGCATCCTGAAATTCATGCACCGCAAGGGCATCATCTCCGTGGCCCCACGCGAAGTCAACGATCCGGTCATAGCCGTATAG
- a CDS encoding heparan-alpha-glucosaminide N-acetyltransferase domain-containing protein, with protein sequence MTTHAPIQIATLPDHAGALAASAQAPRLQSLDALRGLTIALMILVNTSGDAAHTYRLLRHSPWNGCTIADVVFPCFLFIVGISLVLSFSGKRRRGVPRRVLLLHALRRALILFALGIAINGFPHFELHTLRIFGVLQRIAVCFLLASVIYLSLSPRTIFWVTLAILFGYWIVLRWVPVPGYGLPGVSVAMLDPHGNLPAWIDRHLLPASHLYHQGFYDPEGLLGSISALACTLVGILTGFRLQRPISPGAKAARLALAGALCVLAGLLWSHWLPLNKRLWTSSFVVFNAGVSLLALSFFLWWLDVEKKATRLAVPMIAFGTNALAAYAFSEFLASFLSTMRAPGSAYSVQQWLFQPVAAVIRQPYIAALTYAVLYVVICYVPVLLLFRRRIFLKV encoded by the coding sequence ATGACGACCCATGCCCCGATCCAGATCGCAACTCTACCCGATCATGCGGGCGCGCTTGCAGCCTCCGCGCAGGCCCCGAGGCTGCAGTCGCTGGACGCCCTGCGCGGCCTGACGATCGCATTGATGATCCTCGTCAACACCAGCGGAGATGCGGCGCACACATATCGCCTATTGCGCCATTCTCCATGGAACGGCTGCACCATCGCCGACGTGGTCTTTCCCTGCTTCCTGTTCATCGTGGGCATTTCGTTGGTGCTTTCGTTCAGCGGGAAGAGACGCCGCGGTGTCCCCCGGCGGGTGCTGTTGCTTCATGCGTTACGACGAGCGCTAATCTTGTTTGCACTCGGAATTGCGATCAACGGCTTCCCCCACTTTGAACTGCATACCCTTCGAATCTTCGGCGTGCTCCAGAGGATCGCGGTCTGTTTCCTTCTCGCGAGCGTGATCTATCTGTCGCTGAGCCCCCGCACGATCTTCTGGGTTACGCTCGCCATCCTGTTTGGCTACTGGATTGTGCTGCGGTGGGTGCCGGTCCCCGGGTACGGTTTACCCGGCGTGAGCGTGGCGATGCTCGACCCGCACGGCAATCTGCCTGCATGGATTGACCGCCATCTACTGCCCGCCAGTCACCTCTATCACCAAGGCTTTTATGACCCCGAAGGCCTGCTCGGGTCCATTTCGGCGCTCGCCTGCACCCTTGTCGGGATACTCACGGGTTTTCGTCTGCAGCGGCCCATAAGCCCCGGAGCAAAAGCGGCACGGCTGGCTCTGGCCGGAGCTCTATGCGTGCTTGCAGGGTTGCTATGGAGCCATTGGCTGCCACTCAACAAACGTCTTTGGACCAGCTCGTTTGTTGTTTTCAATGCTGGAGTAAGTCTGCTTGCACTCAGCTTCTTTCTCTGGTGGCTCGATGTGGAGAAGAAGGCCACGCGGCTCGCAGTGCCGATGATCGCCTTCGGCACAAACGCACTGGCGGCCTACGCCTTTTCTGAATTTCTGGCCTCGTTCCTCTCCACAATGAGAGCACCGGGCTCCGCCTACTCGGTGCAGCAATGGCTGTTCCAACCCGTCGCAGCAGTGATTCGGCAGCCATATATTGCCGCACTGACCTACGCTGTCCTGTACGTCGTCATCTGCTATGTGCCGGTGCTGCTGCTATTCAGAAGAAGGATCTTCCTTAAGGTTTAG
- a CDS encoding cytochrome P450 produces MKSSVPTVSRLRSFADSTAMVRNPVHVLSKYTQRHGDTFRFYIGGLKEAIVTTDPVVIQHVLKTNAENYQKSEIQVKRMGHFLGKGLLTTHGEAWRTQRRLIQKGFDRKQLEALSFIMQDSLADSLRQFDRQVSEGPVDIYPSLMKMTFAMVARSLFGARLKEEEIDLVSDTICTVQEFIVRQTLQPYLNPWFAASGELRRHEEMRARADSVLMAYIKQRRKQPPGNDLLQTLMDARYSDGEGMTDELLLSESMQLLVAGHETSSNALSWTLYLLSSRPDCLERVRQEFDSVLGDAPLGHADVPKFEFTIQVIQEALRLYPPFWMIDRVAVADDRAGNVDIPRGTTVIVHVYGAHHAPRYWENPETFAPERFIKANDKLRTPFTHIPFGAGPRTCIGANYAMLQMLMILSELLRKYDFHTTPGQVIEARPMVILRPKQGIRMSFTPAVPAYS; encoded by the coding sequence GTGAAGTCTTCTGTTCCCACGGTCTCGCGCTTGCGCTCTTTCGCGGATTCGACCGCCATGGTCCGCAACCCGGTGCACGTTTTGTCGAAGTACACCCAACGCCACGGTGACACATTCCGCTTCTATATCGGTGGTCTCAAAGAGGCCATCGTCACCACGGATCCCGTGGTCATTCAGCATGTGCTCAAGACCAACGCGGAGAACTATCAGAAATCTGAAATCCAGGTGAAGCGGATGGGCCACTTCCTCGGCAAAGGCCTCCTCACCACACATGGCGAGGCCTGGCGTACTCAGCGGCGGCTCATTCAGAAGGGTTTCGACCGCAAGCAGTTGGAGGCCCTGTCTTTCATCATGCAGGACTCCCTGGCGGACTCTCTACGGCAGTTCGATCGCCAGGTCAGCGAGGGTCCGGTCGACATCTATCCCAGCCTGATGAAGATGACCTTCGCGATGGTCGCCCGGTCCCTGTTCGGCGCACGCCTGAAGGAAGAAGAAATCGACCTGGTAAGCGATACCATCTGCACGGTCCAAGAATTTATCGTTCGGCAGACGCTGCAGCCATACCTGAATCCATGGTTCGCCGCTTCCGGTGAGCTCCGGCGGCATGAAGAGATGCGCGCTCGCGCCGACAGCGTCCTGATGGCGTACATCAAGCAGCGCCGCAAGCAGCCGCCCGGAAACGACCTGCTGCAAACCCTCATGGACGCTCGATACAGCGATGGAGAAGGCATGACTGACGAGCTCCTGCTTAGTGAGAGTATGCAACTGCTCGTCGCTGGCCATGAGACCTCGTCGAATGCTCTGTCCTGGACCCTCTATCTACTCAGCTCGCGTCCTGATTGCCTGGAACGGGTTCGACAGGAATTCGATTCCGTTCTGGGGGACGCACCACTCGGTCACGCCGACGTGCCGAAGTTCGAATTCACCATTCAAGTCATTCAGGAGGCCCTCCGCCTCTATCCGCCGTTCTGGATGATCGATCGCGTCGCAGTCGCGGACGACCGCGCCGGGAATGTCGACATCCCTCGAGGAACGACCGTCATTGTTCATGTGTATGGAGCGCACCATGCACCGCGCTACTGGGAAAACCCGGAGACATTCGCGCCTGAGCGCTTCATCAAAGCGAACGACAAATTACGCACTCCGTTCACGCATATTCCGTTTGGAGCCGGTCCGCGCACCTGCATCGGCGCAAATTACGCGATGCTGCAGATGCTGATGATCCTGAGTGAGCTGCTGAGAAAGTATGACTTTCACACTACGCCAGGGCAGGTGATCGAAGCCCGTCCGATGGTCATCCTGCGACCCAAGCAAGGCATCCGAATGAGCTTTACCCCAGCAGTGCCGGCCTACTCGTGA
- a CDS encoding acyl-CoA desaturase codes for MATEPGMALEPALDDLGTPETLPIPASNVPSSGPASFPRVLRSRLDQVFAEGDISPKADRAMWIKIAIGLAVLLGSWLAIYFWKPGSWKFIALYLLGGLAQTFLLLNIAHDSNHNAISSRAPVNKTLNYVFDICGISSYMWRILHHRGHHSCVNIQGEDDALTGRGILRFTPHEPRRPLHRFQHVYALFLYAMFSLDYVFVRDFECFFFPSHDYLKRTRHPVREYVILFAGKLFYVTYMLVLPLVLLHKSPWLVAASFLMVHLIVGLTVSLVFQTTHTVDSTHFPAGRNEFENSVYHIFATTADYATENPVVGWLTGGLNHHIVHHLCPFVCHTHYGSLTRVVKQTAAEYGIPYRENRTMTGAIREHLILLKRLGNEN; via the coding sequence GTGGCAACTGAACCGGGAATGGCTCTAGAACCTGCCCTTGATGATCTGGGGACTCCCGAGACGCTGCCGATCCCGGCATCGAACGTCCCCTCCAGCGGGCCTGCATCCTTTCCAAGGGTTTTGCGCAGCCGCCTCGATCAGGTGTTCGCCGAGGGAGACATCTCTCCAAAAGCCGATCGCGCGATGTGGATCAAAATCGCCATCGGCCTGGCGGTTCTTCTGGGAAGCTGGCTCGCCATCTACTTTTGGAAACCCGGCTCCTGGAAGTTCATTGCTCTCTATCTTCTGGGTGGCCTCGCGCAGACCTTTCTTCTGCTCAACATCGCGCATGACAGCAACCACAACGCCATCTCGTCACGGGCGCCTGTCAACAAAACCCTGAATTACGTTTTCGATATCTGCGGAATCAGTTCGTACATGTGGCGGATCCTGCATCACCGCGGCCACCATTCATGCGTAAACATTCAGGGCGAAGATGATGCGCTGACTGGCCGCGGAATCCTGCGCTTCACACCGCATGAACCGCGCCGGCCGCTGCACCGCTTTCAGCACGTCTATGCGCTCTTTCTTTACGCGATGTTTTCCCTGGACTACGTATTTGTTCGTGACTTCGAGTGCTTCTTCTTTCCGTCTCATGACTATCTGAAACGCACCCGGCATCCGGTACGCGAGTACGTGATCCTCTTTGCAGGCAAGCTGTTCTACGTCACGTACATGCTCGTCCTTCCGCTGGTGCTGCTCCACAAGTCGCCATGGCTGGTCGCCGCTTCGTTCCTGATGGTACATCTGATCGTCGGATTGACGGTGTCGTTGGTCTTCCAGACCACACACACCGTGGATAGCACGCACTTCCCCGCAGGCCGCAACGAGTTTGAAAACAGCGTCTATCACATCTTTGCCACTACGGCCGACTATGCAACCGAGAACCCCGTAGTTGGCTGGCTAACCGGCGGCCTCAACCATCACATCGTGCATCATCTCTGCCCCTTCGTTTGCCATACGCATTATGGGTCGCTCACCCGCGTTGTGAAGCAGACGGCCGCAGAGTATGGCATCCCTTATCGCGAGAATCGCACGATGACGGGCGCGATCAGGGAGCACTTGATTCTCCTGAAGCGGCTGGGAAACGAAAACTAG